A segment of the Lolium perenne isolate Kyuss_39 chromosome 3, Kyuss_2.0, whole genome shotgun sequence genome:
TCTGATCATTGTTTTTGTTGCAGCTTTGTCAGTAACTTAGTATCTACTGACACGGGTATGAGAAGGTCAGGATGGTCTTGGTACCTCTCATTGATACGCTGCACTCTGCTGCAATTCCTGGCGAAGAGAAATATAGTAGCAATATGCTGTTCTCTTAGTTATGAGTCGAGTGAGCAGAGACAGTGGGGAATGTACTAATAGTCTGGTACCATGGCAAATGAAGATCAAAGCCTTTGGCTCTAAATTGCACGGTTTCCATCCGCAAGTGAACAGCTTGATGCCCCGGGAGTTCATAATAAACTCCTACGGAGATTGTGTTGCAGAGTTAGAAAAGGTAACAAATGATAAAAGGGAACCGTGTTCACTTGAGATCCAGCGTGCTCTGGTAGTATGAACCGACCATCCTGAACATGTACTCGTCCTGCAAAAATGACGCTTGGCAGTTTCAGACATGTATCACAAGAGTATGAAATCACCAGAGTAGGATGCTCCTGAACGTACCATGGTTATCTCTTCAGAGCTTCTTGTGAACATGTGAACTTGATGCTTATGCCTGTACATGCATATATATTGCACCTTGAACATACAAATCGATTCCTTATTCGAAGAAAGCAAGCCAACGGTATGGAACGGTGTAGTACTAGTCTGTGTGCAGAAAAATAGAACTGATTCTTCACTCACAAGGCAGGCAGATTTTCAATTGCAACTTGCCAGGGGAAACTCCGGCAACCATAAAAAACAACGCGCATGCAAAATCTCTGCGTACACGATCGGTCGGAACCAAGTAGAACGATCAGTTGCGCTAAGCACTATCCCCTGTTTATCCGTCATGCAAAGCTCATTCCAAAAGGATAATCCATAGATTGGGTTACAACAAAGTAAAGCCTTGACTTAAGAATTCCGACATCGTCCACATTATTGATTATATTATATCTGCCAGATATAATGCTACTATGGCTACGATTATTCGGGTAAATTTATTTGGACCGCGTGCTCTAAAATTTCAGCGGTTCAGATGTGCAACAGCAGGTTTTCCTTGGAAGCAAATGTCTTCTGGCAACGGAACCGGCTGCCAGCCGGTGCGGTACTCCAGGAGCTCCTTGAGCGCCAATGACGCCGGCTGGACGGAACAAGGCTGGTAGCATTCCCGGACCTCGAAGTCCCACGGGTTGTCTTCTGCAGTTTCTGAATCATCTCCGGTGTGCTCCTGCGCACAGTTCAGGAACAGGTCGCCTTCAGACCGGATGCGCCCACCTGAACTCCGGTCCTTGTCTGCCGCCTGTATCAATCACATGTTCAACTATTTTTCAATAACAAATCGCATTGACAGAGAAATGGATTTGTAGAATCCTGTGTAACCAATGACCTGCTCTGGCATGTACATGAACACTTTTTTCTTGTCCCCTGCTTCGTAGATGTTGCACTGGGAGATGATCTGCAGCCAAATCAAGCGTGTAGATTAAAGCACTACTAAGCCAAGTGGCACGTTATTAGATAAACTCAAGAAACACACTTCAGGCAAAGTGGCCTAAGACTAACACACGATTACCTGTGATTCTACGCTGGCGCAGACGGCGTAGATGCCCCAGTTCCTGGTGTAGTTGTTGTAGAGGTGCACCCTGCCGAACCTGACGCGCGGCTGCCGCTGCCGGGTGCCGTCGAAGAAGCAGTGGTGGATGGTCACCCGGATGCGCCGGtctccgacgtggccgctgctggCGCCGATGAGCACGGCCTTGTCGTGCGCCCAGAAGCGGCACCGCGACACCGTCACGTCCGTGCTGCCGCAGGTCACGTCCAGGAGGCCGTCGGCGAAGTCGCGCAGGCCGCACCGGTCCACCCACACGTGCCTCGACCCGGGCTTGATCTGGACGGCGTCGGCGTCGTGCCCGCGCCCGCCCTCCACCTCCAGGTTGCAGAGGATCACGTGCTCACACTCCCGCAGCAGCAGGCCCTTGCCGGAGAGGACGATGCGCTGCCCGCGGCCGTCGACGGTCTTGTAGGAGGACACGCGGAGGCCTGAAGCGAGGCGGATGGTGCCGGATACGTCGAAGACGATCCACAGCGGCTCGCGGCGGCGGCAACCATCCCGGAGCGAGCCGGGCCCGTCATCTGAAGACATCGTTCAACTTCAGTGCTACAACGAATCTAATGCGGAGAGTTGACGGAGAGAACGTGGGTACCATGGAGGTTTGTGACGTGGTAGACGTCGCCGTGGAGGCCGCCGATGGCGTGCCGGCCGAAGCCCTCGGCCTGACCAGCCATGGCGCGCAACGAGGAATCGACAGCTGCGTACGGCATAAGCACAGTCTCCTGCACGGGAGCCGGCTCCTTCCAGACTTGGTCGTTAGGTAACTGAGGAGGGGCTGTGTCGCCCATGCTCGGGTCATTGCCGAGCTGCTCGTATGCTTGAATAGGCGTGACGTCCGCCATTGCGGGCTCGTCCCCGGGTTGATCGTTGGATGGAAGAGGCGACAGTGATTCAGTGCACGAACATTGAACGTATTCGTTTGGTATTTGAGGAGGCGCGTTCGGGAAAGAACGGCTGCCGTTTAACGTGGGACTTAATTGTGTGGGCTGTTTCAATATATCTCGCATGGGCGTTTCAGGCCGGCCCAGAGAAAACACTCCTAATTCTGAAACGAAGAAACGTTCATAATCATAGAAACTTGGAGGGAGCATTCACCGAATAAAAATTCCCCTCGTGCTAAGGTATCGAAAATATTAGGAGATAACTATGAAAACACCTCTCTAGATCCTCGAATTGAAAGAGAGATTGAGAGGGATCAAGAATCCTAATTCTTGCTATTTGAAATGGATCAGTCCACCGAGAAATTCTCAAGTCTCAGCCACATGACAAAAATGCAAAAGCAGTTTTAAAAAAATATAACTGTAATACTTTTTGAAGTAGTGTTAAACTTTCTTTTAGGTGACTGGGACAAGTAATTTTCAGCCGACTGAGACATAGAAAATCCGTTAACCGAAACATCTAGAGGGCGTGTTAAGCCTGATCCGAGCAAATTCTAGCCCCCAACACTACCATGGGAGAACCTTCTCACACTCCCGCATGTTGACTATGCATTGGTTGATGTTTTTGTTGGTTACTCTTTGTCCTAGATCTTGTTTCTTTAGTAATTTAGTTGTGTGTACCCTCGATGTTTTGAATTCTCATGGGTCGAGAGCACTCTTGTTCCCACAAACAACCTTTGTCCACATCCTCTTTTCTTATGAGCTGCATCTGCATGGGTACCATACTACCATTGACCCATTGTGTCAACACTTGCTCCATTGAATTGTTACCTTTAGGGCTCCAGTTTCGATCCAAAACCTTGACAGGAGTAGAAAATTCATCAGTAAAAGAGGGAATGTTAAAAGACACCTTCTAATTAGGACGCAAGACACTGCGTAGCTAGGACACATGGAAGACATGCATTGAACTGTTACATAGGTGGGATGTAATTAATATCTTCTCCATCATAATATATTTGTTATAGAAAAAGTTAATAATGACTTCTCCATTATAATATAGATTTTTGATAAATCAACACCAGTGACACTATTATTAACAGATTAGCTACGTCACATCATTGGGCAAAAGGTTGTACCATGACCAATCAATGAAGATTGTTTTTTCTACTACTGCATGTGTTATTGTCGGTCATCTACACAAACAGATTCCCCTCATCTCAGGTAACATTCTAGCAGTTGGAATGTGGAGAATCTTGGATCGTATGGCCATTATTTTTCTATATTATTTTTGTCTATGTTTTGTGAGAGGATTGTGTCAACGACGATGCCTTTGTGGCTAACTTCCGGAAGCTCATGGTGTTTTTGTTTGTCCCTTTTTTTATGTCATCATTGTGTTCTTTTttgatatggatatccgggcctggtactctaggacagccattgatatgatatttgggtctaaggttgtaccagtagtttattataatcttgttattaggagataataatgtagccaggtcatgctgtgggccatctagggttttaatagagtctgtttgacttgggcctgtccaagtcgaactaggttaggcccaataaggggggccggccggccaactctccctctcatataaggagatggcacggctagggtttagggtagaacaagtttagtctaaaagtttagggtttccctattgcgtgtgatcacgtgtatcatccctccgggggtacggcgctgccgttatctattatatccgctgcgaaggttcttgtgttcatcaaggattgtctagctcttggtttgaggcgtatcgttcatcgatccgttgcttgctggattcgttccctcttctccaggctgcgttcatcgcgttgttgggaggattctctaccccaggttctcgttgtgaaagatcgggcatcaatctAGGTGGATCCACTGGGATTCCccgtatcatgtggtatcagctttctgggttgctcacggcgaggtgttgttgatcgatctctttgatcggtttgcatcggagaatattagctctaagatcggaggagtttggctttcggtcgaaggaggttggttggaggaagtttggcatagtttggtgcagtttggaggtcatccatggctgtttcggaggtcaaaatcgcgaaaaatcgcgaccagaatcgggaagaagacgaaatttcgcgaccaggaaaaatccggtctggaatccggtcaaccgggccagtgaccgggcagcCTGGCgtagaatccggtcaaccgggcgcctaaccgggaagttcgcaaaaattcgtccggttgtgttccggtccgatgcatccggttggcgaccggtcaaccgggccagggaccgggctggccggtctggaggccggtccaaccgggccctgggccggatCGGCGCCTGGTACTGCAGTTGTTTCTTCGGCAAATTTTCATGCTGTTGATCGAGTTTCATCTCCAGCGATGCTACTTGATACTACTACTGTTGTTGCTTCATTTTCCGATGATATAGCTGGCATACGGTGTTCACGTGGCACGAAATCTGGTGATGTTTTCAATGATTACCTTGATATCCGCCGTTGGGAGGAAGTACCGCGTCCCGTGTCGGAACTAAAGTGGTATTTACGTCGTTCCGCGACAATTGAGCAGTACGAGGACTGGGAGAAGTACATGGAGTTGGGTTTCCAACGATGTCGTCGCTACAAAGGGAAGTTCACTGGGTATGATGCCTGTCTTCTAGCTCACCGGTGTGTGGATGCCGAGTTGGACATATATTGGTATGATGCCGTTGATAGAGGCGAGTATGCTTATACTTGGGCGGACTTCAAAAAGTTTCTTCGTGGTGGTTTTGGGTTACCATTGCAGCAGCGTAAGCAGTCGTCCAGAGTTGTGCATGCAATAGAGGAAGTGGACAAGTGCATAGTTCCTAttcaggagattgttccactaccaacagtcactaaggttgaggtgaaatcttcagaggagaggaaacctggctctgataccaagagcgctactgtgactgttgaggcggatgtaccattgagtgggctgaatatgcaactcaagaaggtacaaggtgatgcttgcaagacagttgacaaggttcagcgatggagtttgtttcagactcagtgctttatcaagggcaaggcttgcaagttgatggttgatggtggtagctgtactaatggcattagcaaggcgatggtgacagcattggggttgtctacatggcgtcttcctgaacctaagcgtcttgagtggttgaatagctgtggtatgctgaagattactcacaaggtgcgtgtgccatttgcaattgatgattatgttgatgagatcgattgcgatgtgttgccattggaggtgtgtggattggtacttgggcgtccttggtagtatgatcgcaatgtgacacatgctgggcgagcaaatacatattcttttatgcatggtggcaaacagcggactttgaagcctatgggtgatgatcatatcaagtccgatgtggagttagtggtgcgtaaagagaagttgcacaagcctaaagtgcagcaagaggtgcatgatgttccgagcattgatgttggtgatgtttcagccaagcctgtagatgacaagcaagttcttgttggtgacaagtcggatgaagctacacttgttgttgatgtggatgttgcagcatgtgctacagttccagtttgtgttgatgccagtatacagactgatgataTTTGTGCTGATCATACTTTAGTAcatgtggcgcagatgcgcgtgggaggagtgggaggcgagcgcgtcagtggagatggtgggcagcggcactaccgtgctatgagtactgtccagttttctgcgacaccgcggatgcatcgaggcaaggatggacgtgtgagacatctatgtggcccaggaattacacatcttgtgcagggtcatgtgcagcgacacaagggtccatcaaaacctcgcaagaagaaggaattggcgccaAAGGCCAagttcatgtggagaagaaaggaggcgccaagtgctgtatcaagtcgagaaggccgcgagggaggatgtggtgtggaaggcaagcaagacttgaggacggcgaggacgtgtcatgttcatatcacgtcacctttttccagaagaccctcacgcgttggggacaacgcttcttgaagaaggggagagatgatatggatatccgggcctggtactctaggacagccattgatatgatatttgggtctaaggttgtaccagtagtttattataatcttgttattaggagataataatgtagccaggtcatgatgtgggccatctagggttttaatagagtctgtttgacttgggcctgtccaagtcgaactaggttaggcccaataaggggggccggccggccagctctccctctcatataaggagatggcacggctagggtttagggtagaacaagtttagtctaaaagtttagggtttccctattgcgtgtgatcacgtgtatcatccctccgggggtacggcgctgccgttatctattatatctgctgcgaaggttcttgtgttcatcaaggattgtctagctcttggtttgaggcgtatcgttcatcgatccgttgcttgctggatttgttccctcttctccaggctgcgttcatcgcgttgttgggaggattctctaccccaggttctcgttgtgaaagatcgggcatcaatctAGGTGGATCCACTGGGATTCCCCGTATCATTTTTCTTCGGCGGTCTGATTATGAATTTCAACAACCATCTTCGTGAGAGGTGTGTCCTCGACCGCATTTCATTCTATGGTTTAAGATTCTCACCCTATTAGTGGACAACTCATGCGGTTATTTAAAACCTTAGAAGCTAATCAAGCTTGGACGTGCATGGTCTTCTACAACTTCAACAAGGTACATGAAAAACATCTAGATGCAATTTGCAAAGAAGAGTTAAAAAAGGCCGCGTAATCGATTGACTAGCATGTTAGTCGCTACCTAGAGAACCATCCATTCGATTAGGGTGTATTGAGTTAATTGGCATGGTTGATTAATCAATATGTAAATCCGGTTAATTGACTACAATTTTATGCACATGGGGAGTCATCGAGGCCCAAAATCTCTCGGCCCGTGACCCTGACATGTGCCCCAAATCGACTATGCTTGGGGTTTAGGGCATGCTCCCATTCTTAGTTCACCGACTTAATTTTAGTACCTACCGGTTAGTTCCTTTGTCATCCATGAGATATCCCCTTCCCCCTCACCTGTAGTTTGAGACCGCCTTCTCATGTCAGTAGAGCTGATGAACTATGTGGCAGGAGAGGATGTAGATGCAAGAAAATGCACCAGGAGAAGAATGGTGAAGAGATGTGTGGTGACAATTGTAGCTTAGCGGAGTTTTGATCATGTCACATACTAGAAAGGAGTATAAGTTTTTAATGGGCTTTTGGGCCTAGAAATGTAATGGGTTGAGTCTGTAGATGTCATATATTGTCAATTTATCTCTTATGTATAAAAGGGGGCACATCACTTTAATGTGCTTTTGGGCCTACAAAGGTAATGGACGATTTGTTGGCACTAATCGTTGCTCGCCAGCCAACCAAGTAAAAGTTACTGATATCCTTACCACCACcaaagattcatatgatgatttaCTTTTTTTGGTTGGTCGCGTTTGTTTTGGTTTATTTGATCACCAATGAAAATTGGTTCAATAATGGCTCCGAGTGGCTGATGTTTGGAAGTCGAGGCGGCGGCCTCGAAACCCATGGTGGGTAGTATATTCATGTGGTTAACGTGTACTCCACGTGGCTTGGGCGACAATCTTGTGTtgctagttgatacgtctccgacgtatcgataatttcttatgttccatgccacattattgatgatatctacatgttttatgcacactttatgtcatattcgtgcattttctggaactaacctattaacaagatgccgaagtgccgattctttgtttttgctgtttttggtttcagaaatcctagtaaagaaatattctcggaatcggacgaaatcaacgtcgaagatcttagaatccccggaagcatccagaacacacgagagaggccagaggggggccacaggcccaccaaaccataggccggcgcggcctaggggtggcccgcgcccccctatagtgtcggcgccccttcgaccttctgacgccgcctcttagcctatataaagcccctcgacctaaaacctcgataccgaaaagccacggtacgagaaaccttccagagccaccgccatcgcgaagccaagatctgggggacaggagtctctgttccggcacgccaccgggacggggaagtgcccccggaaggcttctccatcaacaccaccgccatcttcatcaacgctgctgtctcccatgaggagggagtagttctccatcgaggctcggggctgtaccggtagctatgtggttaatctctctcctatgtgcttcaatacaataatctcatgagctgccttacatgattgagattcatatgatgatgcttgtaatctagatgtcattatgctagtcaagtggattttacttatgtgatctccggagactccttgtcccacgtgtgtaaaggtgacagtgtgtgcaccgtgtgggtctcttaggctatatttcacagaatacttacgctgttatgaatggcatagtgaagtgcttatttatatctctttatgattgcaatgtgttttgtatcacaatttatctatgtgctactctagtgatgttattaaagtagttttattcctcctgcacggtgtaatggtgacagtgtgtgcatccgtgttagtacttggcgtaggctatgattatgatctcttgtagattatgaagttaactattgctatgatggtattgatgtgatctattcctcctacatagtgtgaaggtgacagtgtgcatgctatgttagtacttggtttagtcgtattgatctttcatgcactctaaggttatttaaatatgaacattgaattgtggagcttgttaactccggcattgagggttcgtgtaatcctacgcaatgtgttcatcatccaacaagagagtgtagagtatgcatttatctattctgttatgtgatcaaagttgagagtgtccactagtgaaagtatgatccctaggccttgttcctaaatactgctatcgctgcttgtttcttgtttttctttgcgttactactgctgcgttactacgcttgtttcttgtcctgggcaaagcacttttacggtgccgttgccactgctcatatatattcataccacctgtatttcactatctcttcgccgaactagtgcacctattaggtgtgttggggacacaagagacttcttgctttgtggttgcagggttgcatgagagggatatctttgacctcttcctccctgagttcgataaaccttgggtgatccacttaagggaaacttgctgctgttctacaaacctctgctcttggaggcccaacactgtctacaggaaaaggagggggcgtagacatcaagctattttctggcgccgttgccgggaggaaaggtaaaaggcactcatacttcggtcccaggtactaagtacttttctggcgccattgtgtttgtgctcgaagctatttcctttagatcctgcaattgcaactttttgtttcttgtttacactagttaggcataatggaaaacaacaaaaatatgagcgatctttatgaactttatcttgaattaggacatgatgtgtttgaagagagaattaaaaaacccatggaactttatatgcatactaatgggaatgttattaatatgaatgctttgaacactattgttgctaatgctatggaaaattctaagcttggggaagctggttttgatgagcttgatctttttagtcccccaagaattgaggagaaaatttactttgatgatactttgcctcctatatttgatgatgagaataataatgatagctactttgttgaatttgctcccactagtactaataaaattgattatgcttatgtggagagtaataattttatgcatgagactcatgataagaatgctttatgtgatggttatattgttgagttttctcatgacactactgaaagttattatgagagaggaaaatatggtggtagaaattttcatgttactaaaacacctctctatatgcttaaaatcttgaggttgagcttgtctagtttttctatgcttgttgcattatgcttcttgaatttgtttatttacaagattcctttgcataggaagcatgttagacttaaatgtgttttgaatttgcctcttgatgctctcttttgcttcaactactatttcttgcgagtgcatcattaaaactgctgagcccatcttaatggctataaagaaagaacttcttgggagataacccatgtgttattttgctacagtactttgttttatatttgtgtcttggaagttgtttactactgtagaaacctctccttatcttagtttagtgttttgttgtgccaagtaaagtcgttgatagtaaggttcatactagatttggattactgcacagaaacagatttctttgctgtcacgaatctgggaaaaattctctgtaggtaacttagaaaattatgccaatttacgtgagtgatcctcagatatgtacgcaactttcattcaatttgagcattttcatttgagtaagtctggtgcccttttaaaattcgtctttacagactgttctgttttgacagattctgccttttatttcgcattgctccttttgctatgtgggatggatttctttgttccattaactttcagtagctttgagcaatgtccagaagtgttaagaatgattgtgtcacctctgaacatgtggatttttgattatgcactaaccctctaatgagtttgtttcgagtttggtgtggaggaagttttcaagggtcaagagaggaggatgatatactatgatcaagaaga
Coding sequences within it:
- the LOC127344661 gene encoding probable pectate lyase 4 codes for the protein MADVTPIQAYEQLGNDPSMGDTAPPQLPNDQVWKEPAPVQETVLMPYAAVDSSLRAMAGQAEGFGRHAIGGLHGDVYHVTNLHDDGPGSLRDGCRRREPLWIVFDVSGTIRLASGLRVSSYKTVDGRGQRIVLSGKGLLLRECEHVILCNLEVEGGRGHDADAVQIKPGSRHVWVDRCGLRDFADGLLDVTCGSTDVTVSRCRFWAHDKAVLIGASSGHVGDRRIRVTIHHCFFDGTRQRQPRVRFGRVHLYNNYTRNWGIYAVCASVESQIISQCNIYEAGDKKKVFMYMPEQVIGYTGFYKSISLSMRFVIEK